One genomic segment of Amycolatopsis sp. WQ 127309 includes these proteins:
- a CDS encoding MFS transporter, translating to MRGAPPVLAAGIVALEFAAAVTGFVASTLLPVVADDLDARGRLGLLIAGSTLGLFVALPLASRVLGRLGPRRTLAAGMLAYLGGLALAASAQAAWVFALGQFTSGLAGGLLAVFGISSAIRHLDERLRIRVVAASSAMWIVPALAGPAATLGLEHLVGWRWTLLVPVPFVLFGRLLVVRAVRDDPPVEAAPRPLGRTLSVPLGAACVVLSAGWWPLAIAGAVLTVAGTVAILPAGTARLRRGTPAALGAMVLFAAGYFGADSLITVLLTSGFRMSLGQAAVVLSAAPLGWAVTSLLVTRCTSAFPVAGLSLTALGTAVPAVELATGGSFGVVLGAWTVAGIGVGLAYPSLYIRATTAGSSGFTATELATAVITAECVGQLLGRAAGGTLSSAGTTGGLVASYVLFALALIAAAGAASRTSTAG from the coding sequence GTGAGAGGTGCCCCGCCGGTGCTCGCCGCCGGGATCGTCGCGCTCGAGTTCGCGGCCGCCGTGACCGGGTTCGTCGCGTCCACGCTGCTGCCCGTCGTCGCCGACGACCTGGACGCGCGGGGCCGGCTCGGGCTCCTCATCGCCGGTTCGACACTGGGGTTGTTCGTCGCGCTCCCGCTGGCGAGCCGGGTACTGGGCCGGCTGGGGCCGCGGCGCACCCTGGCCGCCGGCATGCTCGCCTACCTCGGCGGGCTCGCACTGGCCGCGTCCGCTCAGGCGGCGTGGGTGTTCGCGCTGGGGCAGTTCACCAGCGGCCTGGCCGGCGGCCTGCTGGCGGTGTTCGGGATCAGCTCGGCGATCCGGCACCTCGACGAACGGCTGCGCATCCGGGTGGTCGCGGCGTCGTCGGCGATGTGGATCGTGCCCGCCCTGGCCGGTCCGGCCGCGACGCTGGGCCTGGAACACCTCGTCGGGTGGCGCTGGACCCTGCTGGTGCCGGTGCCGTTCGTCCTCTTCGGACGGCTGCTGGTCGTGCGCGCCGTCCGCGACGACCCGCCCGTCGAGGCCGCGCCGCGTCCGCTGGGCCGGACGCTGTCGGTGCCGCTGGGCGCGGCGTGCGTCGTGCTGAGCGCGGGGTGGTGGCCGCTCGCGATCGCCGGCGCGGTGCTCACGGTGGCGGGGACGGTCGCGATCCTGCCCGCGGGAACCGCGCGCCTGCGGCGGGGGACACCCGCCGCGCTCGGGGCGATGGTGCTGTTCGCGGCCGGTTACTTCGGCGCGGACAGCCTGATCACCGTGCTGCTGACGAGCGGGTTCCGGATGAGCCTCGGGCAGGCGGCGGTCGTGCTGAGCGCCGCCCCGCTGGGGTGGGCGGTGACGAGCCTCCTGGTCACGCGGTGCACGTCGGCGTTTCCGGTCGCCGGCCTGAGCCTGACCGCGCTCGGCACGGCCGTACCGGCGGTCGAGCTGGCCACCGGCGGCTCGTTCGGCGTCGTCCTGGGCGCGTGGACCGTGGCCGGGATCGGCGTCGGGCTCGCGTACCCCAGCCTGTACATCCGGGCGACGACCGCGGGTTCGAGCGGATTCACGGCCACGGAGCTGGCGACCGCGGTCATCACGGCCGAATGCGTCGGCCAGCTCCTGGGCCGTGCGGCCGGCGGCACCTTGAGCTCGGCCGGCACCACCGGCGGGCTGGTCGCCTCCTACGTGCTGTTCGCGCTCGCCCTGATCGCGGCCGCGGGTGCCGCGAGCCGGACATCGACCGCCGGGTAG
- a CDS encoding Lsr2 family protein: protein MAQKVLVEMLDDLDGSPATHTIPFGLDGVSYEIDLSDDNATALRGELARFIAASRKTGGRKVRVATGQSTASSADRERSRAIRAWAGESGYEVSERGRLSSEIVTAYDEAQRQAAEPVAARKRTPRKKVAAVKK, encoded by the coding sequence ATGGCGCAAAAGGTCCTCGTCGAGATGCTGGACGACCTCGACGGCAGCCCCGCCACCCACACCATTCCCTTCGGCCTCGACGGCGTCAGCTACGAGATCGACCTCTCCGACGACAACGCCACCGCCCTGCGCGGGGAACTCGCGCGGTTCATCGCCGCGAGCCGCAAGACCGGCGGCCGGAAGGTGCGCGTTGCCACCGGGCAGTCGACGGCGAGCAGCGCGGACCGCGAGCGTTCACGCGCGATCCGCGCCTGGGCCGGGGAAAGCGGCTACGAGGTCTCCGAGCGCGGCCGCCTCTCCTCCGAGATCGTCACCGCCTACGACGAGGCGCAGCGACAGGCCGCCGAGCCCGTCGCGGCCCGCAAGCGCACGCCGCGCAAGAAGGTCGCCGCCGTGAAGAAGTAA
- a CDS encoding GntR family transcriptional regulator — MNQQSPAAPVAETLADRTYRAVQDAIAAGDLRPGEKVTERGLAERFAVSPTPVREAIRRLEQDGLIERAGPRTVVVAMIGDAAIRDLAEVEVALRGLVARFAARHATKGHLVRLDALLDTADDLVIVMRQRHADGQRVENYVHTLLDVFQRFNDEVSACAGNPVLVRLLEQSRVFSRAERRSRLIEHVLADDRFGLDRYSGHRALVRALRAGDAATAEELVMADARGGLDDLLRSPERPG, encoded by the coding sequence ATGAATCAGCAGTCACCGGCCGCCCCGGTGGCGGAGACGCTCGCCGACCGCACCTACCGCGCGGTTCAGGACGCCATCGCCGCGGGCGACCTGCGCCCGGGCGAGAAGGTCACCGAACGGGGCCTGGCCGAACGCTTCGCCGTCAGCCCCACCCCGGTCCGCGAAGCGATCCGGCGCCTGGAGCAGGACGGCCTCATCGAGCGCGCCGGGCCGCGGACGGTGGTCGTCGCGATGATCGGGGACGCCGCGATCCGGGACCTGGCCGAGGTGGAGGTCGCCCTGCGCGGGCTGGTCGCGCGCTTCGCGGCCCGGCACGCGACGAAGGGTCACCTGGTCCGGCTCGACGCGCTCCTCGACACCGCCGACGACCTGGTGATCGTCATGCGCCAGCGGCACGCCGACGGGCAGCGCGTCGAGAACTACGTCCACACCCTGCTCGACGTCTTCCAGCGGTTCAACGACGAGGTGAGCGCGTGCGCCGGCAACCCGGTGCTCGTGCGGCTGCTGGAGCAGAGCCGGGTGTTCTCCCGCGCCGAGCGGCGCAGCCGCCTGATCGAGCACGTGCTGGCCGACGACCGGTTCGGGCTCGACCGCTACTCCGGCCACCGCGCGCTGGTCCGCGCCCTGCGCGCCGGCGACGCGGCCACCGCGGAGGAGCTCGTCATGGCGGACGCCCGCGGCGGCCTCGACGACCTGCTCCGCTCACCCGAGCGGCCCGGCTGA
- a CDS encoding MFS transporter: MTTVDTPRGRKSGRRITFYVALAVFAQESTWNFYDAQVPPLLREHVGSAAVIGLLMGMDNVLGLFIQPWIGNRSDNTRTRWGRRIPYLAAGMPIAAVLFATIPLASSLPALIALMFAYALVANSFKPLGEALLPDFIRPERRSRANAAVKIASSLTIIVSALISTFLVDSHPKLAFSVPSVLMLVSAAVLVWRVRDSTSRAYREAVAEDREPAREDTPKPRMRDILRDIAGDTDRTRLLVILAILLFGAAWAASRSLITNYGIEALGLSRGSAGGLTLPSGVAFLLAAYPLALLSERIGRVRVMAMGATVFVVSLTIGTLLHTPTATIVALCVAAIGAAGFVINGAVVLWNLAPSSRVLGTYTALYTVGWATGGFLGPAAVGGMVDVTGWRLMPIDAALLAVFALAAVVRIELLRRRSSSETGVVL, from the coding sequence ATGACCACAGTGGACACCCCGAGGGGGCGGAAGAGCGGGCGGCGCATCACGTTCTACGTCGCGCTGGCCGTCTTCGCCCAGGAATCGACGTGGAACTTCTACGACGCGCAGGTGCCACCGCTGTTGCGCGAGCACGTCGGCAGCGCCGCCGTCATCGGGCTGCTGATGGGCATGGACAACGTGCTGGGCCTGTTCATCCAGCCCTGGATCGGCAACCGGTCGGACAACACCCGCACCCGCTGGGGCCGGCGGATCCCGTACCTGGCCGCCGGCATGCCGATCGCCGCCGTCCTGTTCGCCACGATCCCGCTCGCGTCGTCGCTGCCGGCGCTGATCGCGCTGATGTTCGCCTACGCGCTGGTGGCGAACAGCTTCAAGCCGCTGGGGGAGGCGCTGCTGCCCGACTTCATCCGCCCGGAGCGCCGCAGCCGGGCCAACGCGGCGGTGAAGATCGCGTCCAGCCTCACCATCATCGTCTCGGCGCTGATCAGCACGTTCCTCGTCGACTCGCACCCCAAGCTGGCCTTCTCGGTGCCTTCGGTCCTGATGCTCGTGTCCGCCGCGGTGCTGGTGTGGCGGGTCCGGGACAGCACCTCGCGCGCCTACCGGGAAGCCGTGGCGGAGGACCGGGAACCGGCGCGGGAGGACACGCCCAAACCGCGCATGCGCGACATCCTGCGGGACATCGCCGGTGACACCGACCGCACCCGGCTGCTGGTGATCCTGGCGATCCTGTTGTTCGGCGCCGCGTGGGCGGCGTCCCGGTCGCTGATCACCAACTACGGCATCGAGGCGCTCGGCCTGTCCCGCGGCAGCGCCGGCGGGCTCACGCTGCCCAGCGGGGTGGCGTTCCTGCTCGCGGCGTACCCGCTGGCCCTGCTGTCGGAGCGGATCGGCCGGGTCCGGGTGATGGCCATGGGCGCGACGGTCTTCGTGGTGTCCCTGACGATCGGCACGCTCCTGCACACGCCCACGGCGACGATCGTCGCCCTGTGCGTGGCCGCCATCGGCGCGGCCGGCTTCGTGATCAACGGCGCGGTGGTGCTGTGGAACCTGGCGCCGTCCAGCCGGGTCCTGGGCACGTACACCGCGCTGTACACGGTGGGCTGGGCCACGGGCGGCTTCCTGGGCCCCGCGGCGGTGGGCGGCATGGTCGACGTGACCGGCTGGCGCCTCATGCCGATCGACGCCGCATTGCTCGCGGTGTTCGCCCTGGCGGCGGTGGTCCGCATAGAACTCCTGCGGCGCCGGTCTTCGAGCGAGACGGGGGTGGTGTTGTGA
- a CDS encoding phosphoglycerate dehydrogenase gives MSTILVTTDYTRPGDEADTILTAAGHEIRYRTGARGDELAAALGDAVGAIVSTDPLTADVLERAPLLRAVVRSGVGYDSVDVDAAVRLGIRVSNLPGVNSNAVAEYTLALLLAGARRLVESAVGVHEGGWPRQSGHELRGATLGLVGHGPAARAVVPLARAFGMRIRCATAYPDGGAPGVEFVELPELLREADYVSLHTALTARTRHLVDAAALALMKPTAILVNTARGALVDEAALAEAVTSGRLAGAALDVAQSEPLPPDSPLRGVAGITVYSHLAGQTAEARRATAIAAAHELLASLRGEPRIPVTARRDQ, from the coding sequence GTGAGCACGATCCTGGTCACCACCGACTACACCCGCCCCGGCGACGAGGCCGACACCATCCTCACCGCCGCCGGGCACGAAATCCGCTACCGCACGGGAGCGCGTGGCGACGAACTCGCTGCCGCCCTGGGCGATGCGGTCGGCGCCATCGTCTCGACCGACCCGTTGACGGCGGACGTCCTCGAACGTGCACCACTGCTGCGGGCCGTCGTCCGCTCGGGTGTCGGGTACGACTCGGTCGACGTCGATGCCGCCGTCCGGCTCGGCATCCGGGTCAGCAACCTGCCGGGGGTCAACAGCAACGCCGTCGCCGAGTACACGCTCGCCCTGCTGCTGGCCGGCGCCCGGCGGCTGGTCGAGTCGGCCGTGGGAGTGCACGAAGGCGGGTGGCCCAGGCAGAGCGGCCACGAGCTGCGCGGCGCCACACTCGGGCTCGTCGGGCACGGACCGGCCGCCCGGGCCGTCGTCCCGCTCGCGCGGGCGTTCGGGATGCGGATCCGGTGCGCTACCGCGTACCCGGACGGCGGTGCGCCCGGCGTCGAGTTCGTCGAGCTGCCGGAGTTGTTGCGCGAAGCGGACTACGTGTCGCTGCACACCGCGCTGACCGCGCGGACCCGGCACCTCGTCGACGCCGCCGCGCTGGCGCTGATGAAACCCACGGCGATCCTCGTCAACACCGCGCGCGGGGCACTCGTCGACGAAGCCGCCTTGGCCGAGGCCGTCACCTCGGGGCGGCTCGCCGGTGCCGCCCTCGACGTCGCCCAGTCGGAACCGCTGCCGCCGGACAGTCCGCTGCGCGGGGTGGCCGGCATCACCGTGTACTCGCACCTCGCCGGCCAGACCGCCGAAGCCCGGCGTGCCACCGCCATCGCGGCGGCGCACGAACTGCTCGCGTCCCTGCGCGGCGAACCCCGTATCCCCGTAACAGCTAGGAGAGATCAGTGA